In one window of Thalassotalea agarivorans DNA:
- a CDS encoding amidohydrolase family protein, producing MKNTLLFFAMTMVATLIPVKAKTLYLTNVNVVDVETLQLQKNQLITIKDDLIVSVGKMRTIKQNSDAIIVDMKGKYAIPGLIDTHVHHATDPDAWDNATATKMRLQGLLRGGVTSVRDMGGDNRALAFMKRNAEIDVIQSPDIYYSVIIGGQEFFSDPRTVSSAKGRVPGQVDWMRAVDIDSNFDEVMLRAAGTGATGIKIYAKVPADVVAKLTAAAKKHGLKVWSHVFIGPARPIDTVNAGVETISHAPDISAHTVENFYQLRRQNKHISEQQKVMSLELQRYQDLFQAMKQQGSIFDPTLTIFGMREGQNERADLMWQWGKMFTKEAHNYGIKIATGTDGASDLYGIDYPLVHKEMALLVAHADMTPIEAIQAATINSAEVIGIEDTTGSISANKKANLVVLNQDPTIDIAHSKDIAHVIKNGQFIYRGNDKNLPFSAAREASGMLWMSGNLGNLPSTMTLAGSTLEQQMVQTMENIGDVLQEYNLTYDDVTKCTLMLADIKDWPAANKVYVKYFKENAFPARSAFAASGLALNAKIEVECIAKL from the coding sequence ATGAAAAACACGCTACTTTTCTTTGCAATGACAATGGTTGCAACGCTAATACCAGTCAAAGCTAAAACACTTTATTTAACCAATGTTAACGTGGTTGATGTTGAAACACTTCAGCTGCAAAAAAATCAACTCATAACAATAAAAGATGACCTTATTGTTTCTGTTGGCAAAATGAGAACGATTAAACAAAACAGTGATGCCATTATTGTAGATATGAAAGGGAAATATGCGATACCTGGGTTAATTGACACGCATGTTCATCATGCGACCGACCCTGATGCTTGGGATAATGCAACTGCAACAAAAATGCGCCTGCAAGGCTTATTAAGAGGCGGTGTAACCAGTGTGAGAGACATGGGTGGCGACAACAGAGCATTAGCTTTTATGAAACGCAATGCTGAGATAGATGTTATCCAATCACCCGATATTTACTATTCTGTTATCATCGGTGGACAGGAGTTTTTTAGCGACCCAAGAACCGTATCTTCAGCTAAAGGAAGAGTACCAGGTCAAGTTGATTGGATGCGCGCAGTAGATATCGACTCCAATTTTGACGAAGTAATGCTCAGAGCAGCAGGCACTGGCGCAACAGGGATAAAAATTTATGCAAAAGTTCCTGCTGATGTAGTAGCTAAACTAACCGCTGCGGCTAAAAAGCATGGGTTAAAAGTATGGTCGCATGTCTTTATCGGGCCTGCTCGCCCAATAGATACTGTAAATGCAGGGGTAGAAACAATTTCACACGCACCTGATATTTCAGCGCATACCGTAGAGAACTTTTATCAATTGCGCCGCCAAAACAAGCACATCAGCGAACAGCAAAAAGTCATGTCATTAGAGCTGCAACGTTACCAAGACTTATTCCAAGCGATGAAGCAACAAGGCTCCATTTTTGATCCCACATTAACGATATTTGGTATGCGAGAAGGCCAAAATGAACGAGCGGATCTTATGTGGCAATGGGGCAAAATGTTCACTAAAGAAGCCCATAATTATGGTATTAAAATTGCGACTGGAACAGATGGCGCGAGTGATTTGTATGGTATTGATTATCCGTTAGTGCACAAAGAAATGGCACTGCTAGTGGCGCATGCTGATATGACACCAATTGAAGCGATACAAGCGGCGACTATCAACAGCGCTGAAGTAATAGGAATTGAAGACACAACTGGCAGTATCAGCGCAAACAAAAAAGCAAACCTTGTTGTACTTAATCAAGATCCAACTATAGATATTGCCCATAGTAAAGACATTGCTCATGTGATTAAAAACGGTCAATTTATCTATCGAGGTAATGACAAAAATCTGCCCTTTTCTGCCGCGAGAGAAGCTTCAGGTATGCTATGGATGTCGGGCAATTTAGGTAACTTACCTTCTACAATGACACTAGCTGGTTCAACACTTGAGCAACAAATGGTGCAAACCATGGAAAATATTGGTGATGTATTGCAAGAATACAATCTCACTTATGACGATGTCACTAAGTGCACTTT